A window of the SAR324 cluster bacterium genome harbors these coding sequences:
- a CDS encoding AAA family ATPase: MLRLPYGISHFPQLTTENYHFIDRTPFLEQLENLPERYLVFLRPRRFGKSLWISILLHYYGLEHREHFEEWFGKYWIGQHRTPLAGTYYVLRFEFSGIHTDTPESTRKGFAFNVLRGLRNFERDYALPTLGFADNLEASQLLKQFLDQHKDKKIYL; this comes from the coding sequence ATGCTCCGACTTCCCTATGGCATCAGCCACTTTCCCCAACTGACAACCGAAAATTACCATTTCATCGACCGCACGCCCTTTCTGGAACAACTGGAAAATCTGCCGGAACGCTATCTGGTGTTCCTGCGTCCGCGGCGTTTTGGCAAAAGCCTGTGGATTTCCATTCTGCTTCACTACTACGGCCTCGAACACAGGGAACATTTCGAGGAATGGTTTGGTAAATACTGGATCGGCCAGCACCGTACCCCGCTGGCGGGAACCTATTATGTCCTGCGGTTCGAGTTCAGCGGAATCCATACCGATACCCCGGAAAGCACTCGCAAGGGTTTTGCCTTTAATGTTCTGCGAGGTCTCAGAAATTTTGAAAGAGACTACGCACTGCCCACCCTCGGTTTCGCGGACAACCTGGAGGCGTCCCAACTGCTGAAACAGTTTCTGGATCAGCACAAGGACAAGAAAATCTACCTT
- the lpdA gene encoding dihydrolipoyl dehydrogenase, protein MEVPVEYDVVVIGSGPGGYVCAIRCAQLGMKTALVERYATLGGTCLNVGCIPSKALLDSTEFFHQATKNFNTHGIEIDGIRPNIQKMFDRKDSVVSQTCDGIKFLMKKNKIEVLHGHASFLNANTIAVQQGDTRIELKTKKAVIATGSKPSSLPGIAIDKQRIITSTEALSLRTIPEKMLVIGGGVIGLELGSVYSRLGTKVSVVEFMDRIIPGMDSTLSKELQRVLKKQGMEFFLEHAVQQAVSDGNQVTVTAKNKKGDLVDFSADYCLVAVGRKPYTQQLGLENAGIQLSERGFITVTSHLETSVPGIYAIGDVIGGMMLAHKAEEEGVLVAEVMAGQKPHINYRAIPGVVYTWPEVAGVGYTEDELKKEGRACKTGSFPFRALGRARAANEIEGLVKVVTDAQTDEILGIHMLGARVADLIAEAVVALEFRASAEDLARMSHAHPTFAEAIKEAALDATGKRAIHM, encoded by the coding sequence ATGGAGGTTCCTGTGGAATATGATGTGGTTGTTATAGGTTCTGGCCCTGGGGGTTACGTTTGTGCTATTCGCTGTGCTCAACTTGGTATGAAAACCGCTCTGGTGGAACGTTACGCCACTCTCGGCGGAACCTGCCTGAATGTCGGTTGCATTCCGTCCAAGGCACTACTGGACTCTACTGAATTTTTTCATCAGGCAACTAAAAATTTTAACACCCATGGCATTGAAATCGATGGGATACGTCCCAACATTCAGAAAATGTTTGATCGAAAAGACAGTGTGGTTTCCCAAACCTGTGACGGTATAAAATTCCTGATGAAAAAAAACAAAATTGAGGTGCTCCATGGGCATGCCAGTTTTTTGAACGCCAATACCATTGCGGTTCAGCAGGGAGACACAAGGATTGAACTCAAAACAAAAAAAGCAGTCATTGCTACCGGTTCCAAACCTTCATCGCTACCGGGAATCGCGATTGACAAGCAACGTATCATCACCTCCACAGAAGCACTGAGCCTGAGGACTATTCCTGAAAAAATGCTGGTGATCGGCGGCGGCGTGATTGGTCTGGAACTTGGATCCGTCTATTCACGTCTGGGTACGAAAGTTTCTGTTGTGGAATTCATGGACCGTATCATTCCCGGAATGGACTCCACACTCAGCAAGGAACTTCAGCGAGTCCTTAAAAAACAGGGGATGGAGTTTTTTCTGGAACATGCGGTACAGCAAGCGGTATCCGACGGGAATCAAGTCACGGTGACCGCAAAAAACAAAAAAGGAGACCTGGTAGATTTTTCAGCGGATTATTGTCTCGTTGCGGTCGGGCGCAAACCCTATACTCAGCAACTTGGCCTCGAAAATGCTGGAATCCAGCTCAGTGAACGTGGCTTCATTACGGTCACTTCCCATCTGGAAACCAGCGTTCCCGGAATATATGCCATCGGTGATGTTATCGGCGGCATGATGCTGGCTCACAAAGCTGAGGAAGAAGGCGTGCTGGTTGCTGAAGTCATGGCTGGACAAAAACCGCACATCAATTATCGGGCGATTCCGGGCGTGGTGTATACATGGCCCGAAGTCGCGGGGGTTGGCTACACGGAAGATGAACTCAAAAAAGAAGGCCGTGCCTGCAAAACAGGCTCATTCCCCTTCAGAGCACTGGGACGTGCCCGTGCCGCAAATGAAATTGAAGGACTGGTAAAAGTAGTGACTGATGCCCAAACTGATGAAATTCTTGGAATTCACATGCTTGGAGCCCGAGTCGCGGATTTGATCGCGGAAGCTGTTGTCGCGCTGGAGTTCCGTGCCAGCGCTGAAGATCTTGCCCGTATGTCGCATGCCCATCCAACCTTTGCCGAAGCCATCAAGGAAGCTGCGCTGGACGCAACCGGCAAACGTGCCATTCACATGTAA
- a CDS encoding DUF3299 domain-containing protein, with the protein MKQVRLLLLITIFLGIGATVQAVPKLTIHWKMLQELNVKTGQASEALKHLQGKLVRLPGYIVPLEGDENTVKQFLLVPTLGACIHVPPPPPNQIVMVNMQKSIPADFMTYAVWVTGSFHIEQKNNDIAEASFFMEGEDVQPYQR; encoded by the coding sequence ATGAAACAAGTCCGTCTGTTGCTCTTGATAACGATATTTCTGGGAATTGGAGCAACGGTTCAAGCCGTTCCCAAACTGACCATTCATTGGAAAATGCTCCAGGAATTGAATGTTAAAACAGGCCAGGCCTCCGAAGCGCTCAAACACCTGCAGGGGAAACTGGTGCGTCTGCCAGGATATATCGTCCCTCTGGAGGGCGATGAAAATACCGTGAAGCAATTCCTTCTGGTGCCAACGCTGGGGGCATGCATTCATGTTCCCCCTCCGCCACCGAACCAGATTGTGATGGTTAACATGCAAAAATCTATCCCCGCGGATTTTATGACCTATGCGGTCTGGGTAACGGGTTCATTCCACATTGAACAAAAGAACAATGACATTGCTGAAGCCAGTTTTTTTATGGAAGGTGAAGACGTACAGCCTTACCAGCGTTAA
- a CDS encoding zinc ABC transporter substrate-binding protein, protein MKSVVWALCLLLPQLAWSEPLHLTVSIMPQKYFVEKITGNTVSVNVMVPPGADPHTYEPKPRQMMELQQSKLYFSIGIEFENIWLPRFKDINTNMQIIPTDQGIPKLGGQIESFEEESDHQHEWLDPHIWLSPLLVKIQIVHMLQALIRLNPEQTELYQQNYQRFQAELDQLHFELQQRFQTAESKTFLVFHPVWGYFAQAYGLTQVPIQIGGKEPKPGQLKMMILAARKQGIHTLFLQPQISSRTADLVSRETGASLIVLDPLAYDWPATLKTATQHICSPHN, encoded by the coding sequence ATGAAATCCGTGGTCTGGGCCTTATGCCTTCTCTTGCCGCAACTGGCCTGGAGTGAGCCTCTGCATCTCACTGTCAGTATCATGCCGCAGAAATATTTTGTTGAAAAAATAACGGGAAACACCGTCTCTGTGAATGTCATGGTCCCCCCGGGGGCCGACCCTCACACCTATGAACCCAAACCCAGACAAATGATGGAACTTCAGCAGTCCAAACTGTATTTTTCCATCGGCATTGAATTTGAGAATATCTGGTTGCCAAGGTTCAAGGATATCAACACGAACATGCAAATCATTCCAACCGATCAGGGAATCCCTAAACTCGGAGGCCAGATCGAATCTTTCGAAGAAGAATCTGACCATCAGCATGAATGGCTGGATCCGCATATCTGGTTATCGCCCCTGCTGGTCAAAATACAGATTGTGCACATGCTTCAGGCACTGATCCGGTTGAATCCGGAACAAACAGAACTGTATCAACAGAACTATCAACGGTTTCAGGCAGAACTGGATCAATTGCATTTTGAACTTCAGCAACGGTTTCAAACGGCAGAATCAAAGACATTTCTCGTATTTCATCCGGTCTGGGGATATTTTGCGCAGGCTTACGGCTTGACTCAGGTTCCAATCCAGATTGGAGGCAAGGAACCTAAACCAGGCCAGTTGAAAATGATGATTCTTGCCGCCAGAAAACAGGGAATTCATACGCTGTTCCTGCAACCTCAGATTTCATCCAGAACAGCCGATCTGGTTTCAAGAGAAACGGGTGCCTCCTTGATTGTACTCGACCCTTTGGCTTATGACTGGCCCGCGACCTTGAAAACCGCAACCCAACATATTTGTTCCCCCCACAATTGA
- a CDS encoding metal ABC transporter ATP-binding protein, producing the protein MALLEINNLYFNYTTSTPALKQVNLNVEEGDFLAILGPNGGGKTTLLKLIAGLLNPSEGTIRILSGTPRQSSKVMGYMPQHTNTNPDFPIAVLDVVLMGKLNSNSVWSMLSKQDRKQAEESLKRVGMQEFLQARMNQLSGGQKQRVLLARALLTHPRLLLLDEPTANIDASGKSEFYKLLRELNRQMTIIMISHDLNAIPSIVKSVACVNKTLEFHPSPKLNEKMITMLYGCDEECPVELIAHGHPHRILSHHHHAHESHD; encoded by the coding sequence ATGGCGTTACTGGAAATCAACAATCTTTATTTCAACTATACCACCAGCACTCCAGCACTGAAACAGGTCAATCTGAACGTGGAAGAAGGTGATTTTCTTGCTATTCTCGGACCTAATGGGGGAGGTAAAACCACATTGCTCAAACTGATCGCTGGATTGCTGAACCCCTCGGAAGGGACTATTCGAATTTTATCAGGAACCCCTCGTCAGTCCAGTAAAGTTATGGGTTACATGCCACAGCACACCAATACCAATCCGGATTTCCCAATCGCTGTGCTGGATGTGGTATTGATGGGGAAACTCAATTCCAACAGCGTTTGGTCCATGCTCAGCAAACAGGATCGAAAACAGGCTGAAGAATCACTGAAACGAGTGGGCATGCAAGAATTCCTGCAAGCCAGAATGAATCAGCTTTCAGGAGGCCAGAAACAACGTGTTCTTCTGGCAAGAGCCTTATTGACTCACCCTCGCTTGTTATTGCTCGATGAGCCAACCGCGAATATTGACGCCTCTGGAAAAAGCGAATTTTATAAATTGCTACGAGAATTGAACCGGCAGATGACCATCATCATGATCAGTCATGATCTGAACGCGATCCCCTCCATTGTGAAATCAGTGGCCTGTGTCAACAAGACCCTGGAATTTCATCCATCACCCAAACTCAATGAAAAAATGATCACCATGCTGTATGGCTGTGATGAGGAGTGTCCTGTGGAATTGATCGCTCATGGACACCCACATCGAATATTATCCCATCATCATCATGCCCACGAGTCCCATGATTGA
- a CDS encoding metal ABC transporter permease: MIEALQFDFMRHAIYAGLLAALICGMIGSLVVVKRIVFIAGGIAHAAYGGCGIAIYAGIPILISTLGFSVGITMLMAAITLRQKHRADTIIGILWAAGMAIGIILTDLTPGYQGELMGYLFGGILAVPGYEIYWMSTVSFVIFCLLTLFYRQFLALAYDEEFARVRGVEVDGLYLLLLLMIAVSVVVVIRVVGLILVLALLTIAPMIVERYVRSLAWMMFFSVLINLCFVIGGLWLSYSFNLTSGASIVLVGVAGYSVAQIPVFVNRFLK, from the coding sequence ATGATTGAAGCTCTTCAATTTGATTTTATGCGGCATGCCATTTATGCAGGACTCCTCGCGGCCTTGATCTGCGGCATGATTGGCAGTCTGGTTGTTGTCAAACGAATCGTCTTCATCGCTGGCGGCATCGCTCATGCCGCCTATGGTGGCTGTGGTATTGCCATCTATGCCGGAATTCCTATTTTAATCAGCACTCTCGGTTTTTCCGTGGGTATCACAATGTTGATGGCCGCAATCACGTTGAGACAAAAACACCGTGCTGATACAATCATTGGCATTTTATGGGCCGCGGGTATGGCTATCGGCATAATTCTTACCGACTTGACTCCCGGATATCAGGGAGAGTTGATGGGATATCTGTTTGGAGGAATTCTTGCGGTTCCGGGATATGAAATTTACTGGATGTCTACTGTTTCTTTTGTAATTTTCTGTTTACTGACCCTGTTTTATCGGCAATTTCTGGCATTGGCCTATGATGAAGAATTCGCAAGAGTCCGGGGCGTAGAGGTCGATGGTTTGTATTTGCTGTTGCTGTTGATGATTGCGGTTTCAGTCGTGGTCGTGATTCGGGTTGTCGGACTTATTCTGGTTTTAGCCCTGCTGACAATTGCACCCATGATTGTAGAGCGTTATGTCCGGTCCCTGGCATGGATGATGTTTTTTTCGGTGTTGATCAATTTGTGTTTTGTGATTGGGGGCTTGTGGCTTTCCTATAGCTTCAATCTCACTTCAGGTGCCAGCATTGTTCTGGTGGGGGTTGCGGGTTATTCAGTGGCCCAGATTCCCGTGTTTGTGAACAGGTTTTTAAAATAA
- a CDS encoding acyl-CoA dehydrogenase encodes MSSTELTLDNREIEFALKEWLHIENLSKFERFKDFDVDTIDLLVKEGHKFALEVMYPSRSEADRTGCKLENGKVKVPACIHEPYKKAYELGWASLKANPEFGGQGAPQILGMALSEGIAAANLGLSMYFGLTEGAAHLIEVFGTEALRQKYCQRMYTGEFLGSMCLSEPHAGSDVGASTTVAEPTGDGRYKIKGTKCWISGGASDLGKNTIHTVLARIKGAPEGTRGLSLFVVPTLHVADNGSVGESNDVEVASIEHKMGINCSSTCVLNFGENNNCYGWLLGEEGKGMANMFQLMNEARMGTATIGLALSSAAYQNTLDYAKERIQGSHINNMREADPPKVAIIEHPDVRLNLLNMKCRVEAIRALLYASADLLDISMASDNEKEKEEAEGIIQMLTPMCKAWATEVGLDVVRIGIQVLGGVGYTKDFPLEQFYRDLRITAIYEGTTGIQALDLIGRKMTMKNGAYFMLLMGRFGKMAEENSGHPVVGPIVQNWIQHCETLSEMAMGVQEVMTTRGMEGVALYATPFLMYCSSVTAGYFLLQQSIVVAEKLEALKAENNIGADQYKAFLKTNSDALFYDNKLKTISYFVDVVLPQFESLLTIAKKRNFSPLDISL; translated from the coding sequence ATGAGCAGTACTGAATTGACACTGGACAACCGAGAGATTGAATTTGCACTGAAGGAATGGTTACATATTGAAAATCTGTCAAAATTTGAACGCTTTAAGGATTTTGATGTTGATACGATAGATCTTCTGGTCAAAGAAGGTCATAAATTTGCGCTGGAGGTTATGTATCCAAGCCGGTCTGAGGCTGATCGAACAGGTTGCAAGCTTGAAAATGGCAAGGTCAAGGTGCCAGCATGTATCCATGAACCCTACAAAAAAGCCTATGAATTGGGCTGGGCGTCCCTTAAAGCAAATCCAGAATTTGGTGGGCAGGGAGCTCCTCAAATTCTGGGAATGGCGTTGAGTGAAGGAATTGCCGCAGCAAATCTGGGACTTTCCATGTATTTTGGATTGACAGAAGGTGCCGCGCATCTGATTGAGGTTTTCGGCACTGAGGCTTTGCGTCAGAAATATTGTCAACGAATGTATACCGGTGAATTTCTGGGTTCCATGTGTCTGAGCGAACCGCATGCTGGTTCGGATGTAGGTGCGTCTACAACTGTTGCGGAACCTACAGGAGATGGCCGATACAAAATCAAGGGAACAAAATGCTGGATTTCAGGTGGTGCCAGTGATCTTGGAAAAAATACGATCCATACTGTTCTTGCCCGAATCAAGGGGGCTCCTGAGGGAACTCGCGGATTGAGTCTGTTCGTGGTGCCAACACTACATGTCGCTGATAATGGCTCTGTGGGTGAAAGTAATGATGTTGAAGTCGCATCCATTGAACATAAAATGGGGATCAACTGTAGTTCTACATGTGTGTTGAATTTTGGCGAAAACAACAACTGCTACGGTTGGTTGCTGGGCGAAGAAGGCAAGGGGATGGCCAATATGTTCCAGTTGATGAATGAAGCACGTATGGGAACAGCAACAATTGGATTGGCCCTGTCCAGCGCGGCGTATCAGAATACGCTCGATTATGCCAAAGAAAGAATTCAGGGATCCCATATCAACAATATGCGGGAAGCCGATCCGCCCAAAGTAGCTATCATTGAGCACCCTGACGTTCGTCTGAATCTGTTGAATATGAAATGCCGTGTGGAAGCCATCCGGGCATTGTTGTACGCGTCAGCGGATTTGCTGGATATTTCCATGGCTTCTGACAATGAAAAGGAAAAAGAAGAAGCTGAAGGTATCATCCAGATGCTGACACCCATGTGCAAAGCATGGGCGACTGAGGTCGGACTGGATGTCGTTCGTATTGGCATTCAGGTTCTGGGTGGTGTGGGCTATACCAAAGATTTTCCTCTGGAACAATTTTACCGTGACCTTCGTATTACAGCGATTTATGAAGGAACCACCGGAATTCAGGCTCTTGATCTGATCGGTCGTAAAATGACCATGAAAAATGGCGCTTATTTCATGTTACTCATGGGGCGTTTCGGAAAAATGGCAGAAGAAAACAGTGGACATCCTGTGGTTGGACCAATTGTTCAAAACTGGATTCAACATTGTGAAACCCTGTCAGAAATGGCAATGGGTGTTCAGGAGGTCATGACCACTCGTGGTATGGAAGGCGTGGCCTTGTACGCAACCCCATTTCTGATGTATTGCTCGTCTGTTACCGCTGGTTATTTCTTGCTTCAGCAGTCAATTGTTGTCGCGGAAAAACTGGAAGCACTCAAAGCGGAAAATAATATTGGAGCCGATCAATACAAGGCCTTTCTTAAAACGAATTCCGATGCGTTGTTCTATGACAACAAACTCAAAACAATCAGCTATTTTGTGGATGTGGTGCTGCCTCAGTTTGAATCACTGTTGACCATCGCTAAAAAACGGAATTTTTCTCCGTTGGATATTTCGTTATAA